A window of Danio aesculapii chromosome 16, fDanAes4.1, whole genome shotgun sequence genomic DNA:
agctTTTTAccgctccatatcactccgctgaatgattagagctattacagctacaacagtcagacatcacatcagaacacaacagaaggaggaggagatgtggagaggtgtgtgtgtaagtgataAGAGGTGTGTGCACCTGCTCTCCAGGCCGTCGATGTACTCCTTCTTCCTCCTCCTGCTGTCCTGAGCCGAGAGTTTATTCCGGATCTTCCGTCTCACTTTCTTCAGGATTCGCTCCTCAGCCTGAGAGATTCAACACAGTATATCAGCAAAGTGttcatcacacacactcacacatgctctCTCACTTACCTTGGTTAAAGGCAGGTTGTTGGGCAGTGATATTCCCTCCTGATCCAGCAGTTTCTGCTCCTCCTCTGTGAGCTGCAGATCTGGATAAACCTGCAGAGAGTGTAAACACATCAGCtccggcgcacacacacacacacacacgcctgcaGATCGTCACACACACCAGAAAGCTGTCGTCCTCCTGCAGATTCTGCATGTCGAGAGCAGAAACATCCTCCGTCTTCACCGGCGACAGCAGCTCGTTGACCACACACGACTCTGACAGCAGCATCTGAGAGCTCCACTcgtctgcacacacacatatgcacatacacacatgcgcaTGTACACAGAGGGACAGagacatatacagacacacacacagagacagaaacaaatagatatacagacagacgcacagagacacacacacacacgcatgtagAGAGAGGTCAGTCATCAATTACTCCTtccttaattaattaaattactattaattatATAAACGTATTAGAGTAACATCTAAAGGATCTGAATAATAGATAGACAGTGTCTGTGATGGTGTTATTCTGCTCTGTATTCCAGCACAGCTGCTGTGACTCCGTCTGAAGATGCGCTGTAGACACTCACCCAGCTGTATGGAGATCACGTCCACATGTGGTGGGTGTGGCTCTGCAATGGCTCCTCCCACACCGCTGATGTCATACACCACCTGATAGACGGGCAGCTGTGATGCGGAGCTGTTGGTGTGTTCGTGGGCTCCGTCTGAGCTCTGGTCCTCGGACACACCGCTGTCGCTCTCACACACCGCAGACACGTACATCTGGTTTGGGTTTATGGCGTTCAGGACTTCCTCAGACTCGCTGTCATTCagactctgaacacacacacacacacacacacacacacacacacacacacacaccaacattaACATATAAATGACCCAGTCCTGCACAACACTACTATGTTTTCATTCATCCGTCTTGTAATCTTGAATTACAATAAGCTCCGCTCCGTATTCACCCACATctgctctctgattggtgttTACAGGCATATGGCATGGAGTCAAGCTGTCACTCACATGAGATCCCACCAATagcaaacagaaagaaaaaacaagCCCTGCCCACATTTGATTGTTTATTATGATGACTTTAAATCAAGGGTCTCACAGACAAGATTTAGCCCCTCAATATATGAGGGTTGCACGGTTTCccagtactatggtagtatcgtgatactatggctccaaaatactggcagtgccactgtagtttATAAACGGTCGTATCATCATTGATGATttatctacaatacataatgctgcatgtggaaaagtcactgaaATGCTCACGCGTTTCGAACAATAGACCACTTTATTTGAATAATTCACGCATTTTATGGTAGCTTATTGCACATTTCTGACGCTTCAGATGcaatctgaatcagttcatttctgctGCTGTCAATTTGATTTAGTATTTACAACAACTGCAACGATCTCTTTAAAAAGAGCAACTCACAAAGTTAAATACAGAATTACTGATCTGACAATCGATACTGGAAACAGTAAAACTGAATTCTGGACCACTTCATTAAGCCTAATTAGGTTGGAAAAATGCTAACTTTATTATTAATGCACATTTCATTTGGTAaaacttgtgtttttattttaatgtattttttgttggtcagttatttacaaaataaacaaaaagaacgaatacattttaggtgaagtgatgtgcaaatactGTTTCAATAATAAAGggaatccttcattcattcatgtaggcctattatataaaatatagtttatctgacaattttctttatttcatagatttgagttataaattacagtatcgcaatgcTACTTGGTATCACAATACTAAATTAATTAATGGTATCACGACAAccctacaatatatatatatatatatatatatatatatatatatatatatatatatatatatacacgtttgaattattattattgttgtgcagtcgcatatcTTCACTTGCCGTTTTTGAGCTGCCTACTGGACATTTAGGGTACTGcactatatgtacagttgaagtcagaattatttgccccctttgaatgtttttttctttactttttaatatttcccaaatgatgttgaacagattcaggaaatgttcacagtatgtctgataatatttgttcttctggagaaagtcttatttgttttatttcggctagaataaaagcagtttttaatgttttaaacaccattttaaggtcaatattattagcctctttaagctctatttgtttcaatagtctacagaacaaaccatcattatacaataacttgcctaattcccctaacctgcctagttaccctaattaacctagttaagcctttaaatgtcactttaagctgtatagaagtgtcttgaagaatatctagtctaatattatttactgtcatcatgacttcaactgtatatgtggttTAGTTTGatttcggtttctctcagtgtATGCAGTCAACAGTaacacacatgcagattatttctgtggATGATTTAAACATTGAAACTTTGGAAATATACGTCTGTATCAATCTGCTTAACTAAATCTCTAATTTTATAAATAAGTGTCATTTGATTATTATCGGTTTTATACGAACTGAATTGTGTTGACCAAACACTTCTAACAAATCCATTTTTTTGCTAATATTCAACttaaatggtctcatttaataacTATATTgcacaatttaaatgtaaaatgttacaaaaggGGGAATCCCAGTggagcagtggttagcactgtggcctcacagcaataagctcactggtttgagtctcagctggatcagtgtgtgtttctgtgtggagtttgcatgttctccccgtgttggtgtgggtttcctccgggtgctccggtttcccccacagtccaaacacatgagctataggggaattgggtaagcttaaattgaccgtagtgtatgagtgtgtgtgtgtgtgtgtgtgtgtgtgtgtgtgtgtgtgaatgagtgtgtatgggtgtttcctactactgggttgcagctggaagtgcatccgataaaacatatgctggataagttggcggttcattgccctgtggcgacccctgatgaataaaggtgaaaaaaagaaGCCTTTTGCTGCTGTtttggcttgtgtgtgtgtgtgtgtgtgtgtgtgttcactgcacAGTTTCAGTTGAGCTGCAGCAAAGCAATCCAGGAAAGCAGTAATGACTGACGCAGTGTGGCTGGAGGCTCCAGTCCTCCGTGTGTTTCTCCAGATCTGCAAACAGGAGACCGGGACAGGACTGATCCAGGAGCAGTTCAGATGCCACAACCTCTTCCACAACCCCATCCTTCAACACACAATACACAAAAACATCAGCTCATTCCTACAACACACACCAACAACGAgtctcattcactaataattgCGCACGTTTgtcatatttatacacacatttgAACTTCTCACCAAAACTTTCCACCTAATTCACaacacgagcacacacacacacacacacacacacacacacacacacacacacgagtttgTTCTTTAACTCGATCTTCTTTAAGTGAATCTATATTGTTCTCAGGAATCATCCTCGTGCATGTGATTAGTAACCTGCATAAGACACACCCACACCAGCTATAAATAAGGCAGCACTTGTACAGAGAAACTTATAAGATGA
This region includes:
- the creb3l4 gene encoding cyclic AMP-responsive element-binding protein 3-like protein 4 — protein: MREGEFVSGDAKSTERDGVVEEVVASELLLDQSCPGLLFADLEKHTEDWSLQPHCSLNDSESEEVLNAINPNQMYVSAVCESDSGVSEDQSSDGAHEHTNSSASQLPVYQVVYDISGVGGAIAEPHPPHVDVISIQLDEWSSQMLLSESCVVNELLSPVKTEDVSALDMQNLQEDDSFLVYPDLQLTEEEQKLLDQEGISLPNNLPLTKAEERILKKVRRKIRNKLSAQDSRRRKKEYIDGLESRVAACSAQNKELQRTVDQLEKHNVSLVAQLHRLQALIKQTATKAAQTSTCVMILLFSLALLIFPSLSPFHRSSESLQDSYAPAAVISRNILNDASSASSSALLEDSVLHKPMIPPDPPSEQRAADLEVDGQQIQDSVMVRESSRAQSNGSTESQTHTELQPLALAANTDKLPHADEM